TTGTCACATGTTCTATTCCAGATAATCTGCCATTCACACTTGAAAAGACCATTGGAAATTATTATCGGTTGTTGACACACAGGACTCTGGATAGGGAAGAAGTCTCAGAATATAACATCACCGTAACGGCCACTGACCACGGAACTCCACCATTGTCTACAGAAACACACATCTCACTGAACGTGGCAGACGTCAATGACAACCCACCTGCCTTCCCTCAAGCTTCCTACTTGGCCTACATTCCAGAAAACAATCCTAGGGGAGCTTCTATCATCTCTGTGACCGCCCAGGACCCTGACAGTAATGAGAACTCAATGGTCACTTACTCTCTGGCTGAGGACAAGCTGCAGGGGGCGCCTCTCTCCTCCTACGTCTCTATCAACTCTGACACAGGTGTATTGTATGCTCTGCGCTCCTTTGACTATGAACAGGTTAGAGACCTGCAGCTACTTGTGACAGCCAGCGACAGCGGGGACCCTCCACTCAGCAGTAACGTGTCTCTGAGCATATTCGTGCTGGACCAGAACGACAACACACCTGAGATTCTGTACCCCGCCCTCCCCACCGACGGTTCCACCGGTGTGGAGCTGGCACCCCGCTCTGCAGAGCCCGGCTACCTGGTGACCAAGGTGGTGGCTGTGGACAGAGACTCGGGCCAGAATGCCTGGCTGTCCTACCGCCTCCTCAAGGCCAGTGAGCCAGGTCTCTTCGCGGTGGGCCTGCACACGGGCGAGGTGCGCACAGCGCGGGCCCTGCTGGACAGAGACTCGCTCAAGCAGAGCCTGGTGGTGGCAGTCCAGGACCACGGCCAGCCCCCTCTCTCTGCCACCGTCACACTCACGGTGGCCGTGGCTGACAGCATCCCAGACGTCCTGACTGACCTAGGCAGCCTGAAGCCCTCAGCGGACCCTAATGACTCGGGTCTCACGCTGTACCTAGTGGTGGCGGTGGCCGTGGTCTCCTGTGTCTTCCTCGCCTTTGTCATTGTGCTGCTGGCGCTCAGGCTGAGGCGCTGGCATATGTCGCGCCTGCTCCAGGCTTCAGGCAGCAGGTTGGCCAGCGTGCCCGCCTCCCACTTTGTGGGCGTGGACGGGGTGCGGGCTTTCCTGCAGACGTATTCGCACGAGGTCTCGCTCACCGCGGACTCGCGGGGGAGTCACGTGATCTTCCCGCAGCCCAACTACGCGGACACGCTCATCAGCCAGGAGACCTGTGAGAAAAGCGAGTCTCTCCTGATATCTCAAGATTTActtgaaagaaaaggagaacCCAGTCTTCAACAGGTGAGTCAGATCTTGCCACACTGAAACGTAGGCAGAGAGCTGCATAAATGTCTCCAATTACATATAAAAGACACTTCTTTTTTAGTATTCTTTAAAGTGCTTTAAAGTGGAAGGGCAGATGATCCTTCAATAATGATCAATACAGTTACTACAGCTAGTAGTTATTGATTACTTATCCTTTGTAATCTTCATTCAGTTATAGTTTCAGCAgcaatttcttaattttatactTCTAACCCTCTCacgtctttattttttattattttttaacatatttattgtagtataattgctttataatggtgtgttagtttctgctttataacaaagtggatcagctatacatatacatatatccccatatctcctcccccttgcgtctccctcctgccctccctatcccacctcttgGTGGTCActaagcactgagctgatccccctgtgctatttggctgcttcccactagctatctattttatatttggtagtgtatataagtccatgccactctctcacttcgtcccagcttacccttcctcctccccatgtcctcaagtccattctctacgtctgcatctttattcctgtcctgcccctaggttcttcataacctttttttattttttgagtccatatatatgtggtaggatacagtatttatttttctctttctgacttacttcactgtgtatgacagactctaggtccatccacctcactacaaataactcaatttcgtttctttttatggctgagtaatattccattgtatatatgtgccacatcttctttatccattcatctgtcaatggacacttaggttgcttccatgtcctggctattgtaaatagtgctgcaatgaacattgtcgtacatgactctttttgaattatggttttctcagggtatatgcccagtagtgggattgctgggtcatatggtagttctatttgtagttttttaaggaacctccatattgctctccatagtggctgtatcaatttacattcccaccagcagtgcaagagggttcccttttctccacaccctctccagcatttattgtttgtagattttttgatgatggccattctgactgatgtgaggtgatacctcattgtagttttgatttgcatttctctaatgatatgtgatgttgagcatcctttcatgtgtttgtcggcaatctgtatatcttctttggagaaatgtctgtttaggttttctgcccatttttggattgggttgtttgattttttgatactgagctgcatgagctgcttgtatattttggagattaatcctttgtcagttgctttgtttgcaaacattttctcccattctgagcgttgtcttttcgtcttgtttatggtttcctttgctgtgcaaaagcttttaagattcattaggtcctatttgtttatttttgtgtttatttccatttctctaggaggtgggtcaaaaaggatcttgctgtgatttatgtcagcgTTTTCTGCCTATGTATCTCagctgtttatttttgtgtttatttccatttctctaggaggtgggtcaaaaagaatcttgctgtgcttgatgtcatagagttttctgcctatgttttcctctagagttttatagtgtctggccttacatttaggtctttaatccattttgagcttatttttgtgtatggtgttagggagtgttctaatttcattcttttacatgtggctatccagttttcccagcaccacttattgaagaggctcttttctccattgtatattcttgcctcctttatcaaaactaaggtgaccagggcttccctggtggcacagtggttaagaatctgcctgccaatgcagaagacatgggtttgagccctggtccgggaagatcccacatgtcgcggagcaactaagcctgtgcgccacatctactgagcctgcgctctagatcccatgagccacaattactgagcccgtgtgccacaactactgaatcccacgcacctagagcccatgctccgcaacaagagaagccaccgcagtaagaagcccatgcaccacaacgaagagtagcccccgttcatcacaactagaggaagcccgcacgtagcaacgaagacccaacgcagccaaaaataaaaaataaataaattaaaaaaaaataaggtgaccatatgtgcgtgggtttatctctgggctttctgtcctgttccattgatctatatttctgtttttgtgccagtactgtactgtcttgattactgtagctttgtagtgtagtccaggagcctgattcctccagctctgtttttctttctcaagattgctttggctattcagggtcttttgtgtttccatacaaattgtgaagttttttgttctagttctctgaaaaatgccattggtagtttgataggggttgcactgaatctgtagattgtttgggtagtaaagtcattttcacaatgttgattcttccaatccaaaaacgtggtatatctctccatctatttgtatcatctttaatttctttcatcagtgtcttatacttttctgcatacagtctttggtctccttaggtaggtttattcctaggtattttattctttttgttgcagtggtaaatgggagtgtttccttaatttctctttcagatttttcatcattagtgtataggaatgcgagagatttctgtgcattaattttgtatcctgctactttaccaaattcattgattagctctaatagttttctggtagcatcttttagtattctctatgcataatatcatg
This window of the Mesoplodon densirostris isolate mMesDen1 chromosome 3, mMesDen1 primary haplotype, whole genome shotgun sequence genome carries:
- the LOC132486400 gene encoding protocadherin gamma-A4 isoform X17, with protein sequence MAASPYCPDCSRLIGICVLLGALWEIRAEHILYSVPEELENGSFVGNVAKDLGLEPRELAERGVRIVSRGRTQLFALNPRSGSLVTAGRIDREELCDRSPKCVVNLEILLEDKVKIFGVEVEIIDVNDNAPNFGAEQREIKVAENENPGTRFPLPEAFDPDIGINSLQGYQLSSNGHFSLDVQSGADGIKYPELVLERALDREEEAVHHLVLTAFDGGDRVHSGTARIHVTLVDTNDNAPVFTQPEYHVNVQENVPVGSRLLTVKATDTDEGANGEVTYSFRKVRDKISQLFQLNSLTGDITTLGDLDYEDSGFYDIDVEAHDGPGLRGRSKILVTILDVNDNAPEVTVTSLTSSIQETSSPGTVIALFNVHDSDSGENGLVTCSIPDNLPFTLEKTIGNYYRLLTHRTLDREEVSEYNITVTATDHGTPPLSTETHISLNVADVNDNPPAFPQASYLAYIPENNPRGASIISVTAQDPDSNENSMVTYSLAEDKLQGAPLSSYVSINSDTGVLYALRSFDYEQVRDLQLLVTASDSGDPPLSSNVSLSIFVLDQNDNTPEILYPALPTDGSTGVELAPRSAEPGYLVTKVVAVDRDSGQNAWLSYRLLKASEPGLFAVGLHTGEVRTARALLDRDSLKQSLVVAVQDHGQPPLSATVTLTVAVADSIPDVLTDLGSLKPSADPNDSGLTLYLVVAVAVVSCVFLAFVIVLLALRLRRWHMSRLLQASGSRLASVPASHFVGVDGVRAFLQTYSHEVSLTADSRGSHVIFPQPNYADTLISQETCEKSESLLISQDLLERKGEPSLQQVTRASLVAQWLRICLPMQKTWV